From Etheostoma spectabile isolate EspeVRDwgs_2016 chromosome 19, UIUC_Espe_1.0, whole genome shotgun sequence, the proteins below share one genomic window:
- the f13a1b gene encoding coagulation factor XIII A chain, with product MSDQGATPTPSPAPPAPTGPPPKVTNRGRTAVSISSSNSDSIDVPEFEPFGLPGPRGFPPMTEYLDICDVDMMKSPEELNKRQHHTELFNSDYLIVRRGQEFQVKITFNRPYNPATDKFAVEFVIGSSPQFSKGTYIPVFTAKERPSPWEGRITDTADNTVTMGITPAADCVVGKYHMYVAVVTPFGIRRTRRDTSRDLYILFNPWVSADAVFLDDEEERQECVMTEMGIIYHGAYDDVAERDWNYGQFNYGVLDACLYIMDRSEMPIINRGDPIRVTRKASAMLNSRDDDGVLVGNWSGDYTYGVAPTSWTGSTDILLSYASSKMPVCYAQCWVYAAVFNTFLRCLGIPSRVVTNFYSAHDNDGNLKTDIILDENGRVDRGRTKDSIWNYHCWNECYMSRPDLPPGFGGWQVVDATPQETSDGMYRCGPASVKAIKHGQICFPFDAAFVFAEVNSDVVFYSRSKDGTMEPVKVNRTHVGRMVVTKTPGDVTRRDISDQYKFPEGSTEERTVLEKAEEYGCQREKSNPPVADVDLVLPTLEIGVGENFELSLEFINRSTQRRTVDAYISGSVVYYTGVTSHEFLFRNPTVTIGPNKSVKESVMVESKNYMKHLVEQANLHFIATGKVKETGQIVTAMKVVTLHNPKLTVTVSDGGKVSEEMTATVEFTNPFTFSLEGVYIRMEGPGLMLPKSKYYSLIPGSSSLTWTEFFTPQRAGKSRVIASLDCSAVRQVSGQASVTIEP from the exons ATGTCTGATCAAGGTGCCACCCCGACTCCTTCTCCTGCTCCCCCTGCTCCCACGGGACCCCCTCCGAAGGTGACGAACCGCGGCCGCACCGCAGTTTCCATCTCCAGCTCCAACTCTGACTCAATAGACGTACCTGAGTTTGAGCCCTTTGGTTTACCGGGCCCAAGAGGATTCCCACCTATGACTG AGTATCTTGACATCTGTGATGTGGACATGATGAAGAGCCCCGAAGAGCTGAACAAGAGGCAACACCACACCGAGTTGTTCAACTCGGACTATCTCATTGTCCGTCGAGGACAAGAGTTCCAGGTCAAGATCACCTTCAACCGTCCCTACAATCCTGCTACAGACAAGTTCGCTGTGGAGTTTGTCATCG GCTCCAGCCCGCAGTTCAGCAAAGGCACCTACATTCCTGTCTTCACTGCCAAGGAGCGTCCGAGCCCCTGGGAAGGCCGCATCACAGACACCGCCGACAACACAGTCACCATGGGCATAACTCCTGCGGCAGATTGTGTTGTGGGGAAGTACCACATGTACGTAGCTGTGGTGACGCCCTTCGGCATCCGCAGGACCAGACGGGACACCAGCCGAGACCTCTACATCCTCTTCAATCCCTGGGTGTCAG CTGATGCTGTGTTTCTGGATGATGAGGAAGAGAGGCAAGAGTGTGTGATGACTGAGATGGGGATCATCTACCACGGCGCCTACGACGACGTGGCTGAGAGAGACTGGAACTATGGACag TTTAACTACGGAGTCCTGGATGCCTGTCTCTACATCATGGACCGGTCTGAAATGCCCATCATCAACAGAGGAGACCCCATTAGGGTGACCAGAAAGGCCTCTGCTATG CTGAACTCTCGTGATGACGACGGCGTGCTGGTGGGGAACTGGAGCGGCGACTACACCTACGGAGTGGCGCCTACTTCGTGGACTGGCAGCACAGACATCCTGCTTAGCTACGCCAGCAGCAAGATGCCTGTCTGCTACGCTCAGTGCTGGGTCTACGCTGCTGTCTTTAACACCT TCCTGCGCTGTCTGGGCATCCCATCGCGGGTCGTCACCAACTTCTACTCCGCTCACGACAACGATGGAAACCTGAAGACCGACATCATTCTGGATGAGAACGGCAGGGTCGACCGCGGTCGCACCAAAGACTCTATCTG GAACTATCACTGCTGGAATGAGTGCTACATGTCCAGACCAGACCTCCCGCCTGGCTTTGGAGGCTGGCAGGTTGTGGATGCAACACCACAGGAGACCAGCGAtg GCATGTACAGATGTGGCCCTGCATCAGTTAAGGCCATAAAACATGGGCAGATATGCTTTccatttgatgctgcctttgtGTTTGCTGAG GTTAACAGTGATGTGGTGTTTTATTCCCGGAGTAAAGATGGGACCATGGAGCCTGTCAAAGTGAACCGGACTCATGTTGGCCGCATGGTTGTGACCAAAACTCCAGGAGACGTGACCCGCCGCGACATCAGCGATCAATACAAGTTCCCTGAAG GCAGTACAGAGGAGCGGACCGTCCTGGAGAAAGCAGAAGAATACGGCTGTCAGCGAGAGAAATCCAACCCTCCTGTGGCGGATGTTGACCTGGTCTTGCCCACCCTGGAGATCGGCGTGGGCGAAAATTTCGAGTTGAGCCTGGAGTTCATAAACCGCAGCACCCAGCGCCGCACCGTGGACGCCTACATCAGCGGGAGTGTGGTGTATTACACCGGAGTCACCAGCCACGAGTTCCTGTTCCGGAATCCCACAGTGACCATTGGTCCCAACAAAA GTGTGAAGGAGTCTGTGATGGTTGAGTCtaagaactacatgaagcatcTGGTGGAACAGGCCAACCTTCACTTCATTGCTACCGGGAAGGTCAAGGAGACCGGCCAGATCGTCACCGCCATGAAAGTCGTCACCCTGCACAATCCCAAACTCACCGTCACG GTGTCTGATGGCGGCAAAGTTAGCGAAGAGATGACGGCGACTGTGGAGTTTACAAACCCTTTCACCTTCAGCCTGGAGGGTGTCTACATTCGCATGGAAGGACCCGGACTCATGCTGCCCAAATCCAAATATTACAG TCTGATCCCAGGAAGCTCCTCCCTGACCTGGACCGAGTTTTTCACCCCTCAGAGGGCTGGCAAAAGCAGGGTGATTGCTTCTCTGGACTGTTCTGCTGTCAGGCAGGTCTCCGGCCAGGCGTCCGTCACCATCGAGCCCTGA